Proteins from a single region of Mus pahari chromosome 2, PAHARI_EIJ_v1.1, whole genome shotgun sequence:
- the Podxl2 gene encoding podocalyxin-like protein 2 isoform X2 yields the protein MGLDTGLAPGSGFPSEDSEASRLLQPPQYFWEEEELNGSSLDLGPTADYVFPDLTEKVASMEDPVQALDLPNLPSILPKMDLAEPPWHMPLEEEEEEEEEEEEEEEREEEEREKEEAEEEEEEELLPVSGSPGATTQARAPSPSTSSSTSSQSPGATRHRQEDSGDQATSGMEVESSVKPTLSVPSVTPSTVAPGVQNYSQESGSTQWPTGGLGVQSQVPQGAGEGATVGAADFDGQQGALPSSSLPQTMPPSGTEVPSEGPLYPRIPDSLPPGPQDTESTPSSATWGQEGLSEQSLEGQAAEAHSLTPWDSTQVICKDWSNLAGKSYIILNMTENIDCEVFRRHRGLRLLALVEEVLPRHRSGHRGDWHISLSKPSEKEQHLLMTLVGEQGVVPTQDVLSMLSGIRRSLEEIGIQNYSTTSSCQARATQVRSDYGTLFVVLVIIGVICFIIIVLGLLYNCWQRRMPKLKHVSHGEELRFVENGCHDNPTLDVASDSQSEMQEKQPSLNGGAINGPSSWSALMGSKRDPEDSDVFEEDTHL from the exons ATGGGTCTAGACACCGGCCTCGCCCCGGGCTCGGGCTTCCCCAGTGAGGACAGCGAGGCGTCCCGGCTCCTGCAGCCGCCACAGTACTTCTGGGAAGAAGAGGAACTGAACGGCTCCAGCCTGGACCTGGGTCCCACTGCAG ACTACGTCTTCCCAGACCTGACTGAGAAGGTGGCTTCCATGGAAGACCCAGTCCAGGCTCTGGACCTGCCAAACCTCCCCTCCATCCTGCCCAAGATGGATCTTGCTGAGCCTCCCTGGCATATgcctctggaggaggaggaggaagaggaggaagaagaggaggaagaggaggaaagggaagaagaggagagggagaaggaagaagcagaggaggaggaggaggaagagctgctCCCTGTGAGCGGGTCCCCAGGAGCCACCACACAGGCCCGTGCCCCTTCACctagcaccagcagcagcaccagcagccagAGTCCCGGGGCCACCAGACACAGGCAGGAGgactctggagaccaggccaCATCAGGCATGGAAGTGGAGAGCAGTGTGAAACCCACCTTGTCAGTGCCCTCAGTCACCCCAAGTACAGTGGCCCCGGGGGTTCAGAACTATAGCCAGGAGTCTGGGAGCACTCAGTGGCCAACTGGGGGGCTGGGGGTACAGTCTCAGGTTCCCCAGGGAGCTGGTGAGGGGGCCACAGTGGGAGCAGCTGACTTCGATGGCCAGCAGGGGGCATTGCCGTCCTCTTCACTCCCACAAACAATGcctccaagtgggactgaggtccCCAGTGAGGGTCCCCTTTACCCCAGAATCCCAGACTCTCTCCCACCTGGACCCCAAGACACGGAGTCAACCCCTTCCTCTGCTACCTGGGGACAAGAAGGTCTCAGTGAGCAGTCCCTGGAGGGTCAGGCAGCTGAAGCTCACTCACTGACACCGTGGGACTCTACTCAG GTGATCTGCAAGGACTGGAGCAACCTGGCCGGGAAGAGCTACATCATCCTGAACATGACAGAGAACATAGACTGT GAAGTATTTCGGCGGCACCGGGGACTACGGCTCCTAGCCCTGGTGGAGGAGGTACTGCCACGCCACCGCAGTGGCCACCGTGGGGACTGGCATATCTCTTTGAGCAAGCCCAGTGAGAAGGAGCAGCACCTGCTGATGACCCTtgtaggagagcagg GCGTCGTACCCACTCAAGATGTCCTTTCCATGCTCAGTGGCATTCGCAGGAGTCTGGAGGAG ATTGGCATCCAGAACTACTCCACCACCAGCAGTTGCCAGGCACGGGCCACCCAGGTGCGCAGTGACTATGGGACGCTCTTTGTAGTGCTGGTGATCATTGGTGTCATCTGCTTCATCATCATTGTGCTTGGCCTACTCTATAATTGTTGGCAGCGCCGGATGCCCAAGCTCAAACACGTG tCGCACGGTGAGGAGCTGCGCTTCGTGGAGAACGGCTGCCACGACAATCCCACGCTGGACGTGGCCAGCGACAGCCAGTCGGAGATGCAGGAGAAGCAGCCCAGCCTGAACGGTGGGGCCATCAACGGCCCGAGCAGCTGGAGCGCGCTCATGGGCAGCAAACGCGACCCTGAGGACTCGGACGTGTTCGAGGAGGACACTCACCTGTGA
- the Abtb1 gene encoding ankyrin repeat and BTB/POZ domain-containing protein 1 isoform X1 — protein sequence MDTSDLFASCRKGDVGRVRYLLEQRDVEVNVRDKWDSTPLYYACLCGHEELVRYLLANGARCEANTFDGERCLYGALSDPIRRALRDYKQVTASCRRRDYYDDFLQRLLEQGIHSDVVFVVHGKPFRAHRCILGARSTYFANMLDTKWKGKSVVVLRHPLINPVAFGALLQYLYTGRLDIGVEHVSDCERLAKQCQLWDLLDDLEAKCEKVSEFVASKPGTCVKVLTIEPPPADPRLRADMALLADCALPPELRGDLGELPFPCPDGFSSCPDICFRVADSSFLCHKAFFCGRSDYFRALLDDHFQESEEPAASGDPPVVTLHGISPDIFIHVLYYVYSDHTELPPELAYDVLSVADMYLLPGLKRLCGRSLAQLLEEDSVVGVWRIAKMFRLARLEDQCTEYMAKVIEKLVEREDFVEAVREEAAAVAARQETDSIPLVDDIRFHVASTVQTYSAIEEAQQRLRALEDLLVSIGLDC from the exons ATGGACACCAGCGACCTGTTTGCCAGCTGCAGGAAGGGGGACGTGGGCCGTGTGCG GTACCTGCTGGAGCAGCGAGACGTGGAGGTGAACGTGCGGGATAAGTGGGACAGCACCCCTTT GTACTATGCCTGCCTCTGTGGGCATGAGGAGTTGGTGCGCTACCTGTTGGCTAATG GAGCCCGTTGTGAGGCCAACACCTTTGATGGAGAGCGGTGTCTCTACGGAGCGCTAAGTGACCCCATTCGCCGTGCACTGAGAGACTACAAACAGGTCACTGCGTCCTGCAGGAGGCGGGATTACTATGACGATTTCCTGCAGCG GCTTCTGGAACAGGGCATCCACAGCGATGTGGTCTTTGTGGTACACGGAAAGCCGTTCAGGGCCCATCGCTGTATCCTCGGTGCTCGCAGTACATACTTCGCCAACATGCTGGACACCAAGTGGAAGGGCAAGAGCGTCGTGGTTCTCAGGCACCCCCTG ATCAACCCGGTGGCCTTTGGGGCTCTACTGCAGTACCTGTATACAG GCCGCTTGGACATCGGTGTGGAGCACGTGAGTGACTGTGAGCGCCTGGCCAAGCAGTGCCAGCTGTGGGACCTGCTGGACGACCTGGAGGCTAAATGCGAGAAGGTGTCTGAATTTG TGGCTTCCAAGCCTGGCACGTGTGTGAAGGTGCTGACGATTGAGCCTCCTCCAGCAGATCCCCGGCTACGGGCAGATATGGCTCTGCTGGCTGACTGTGCCCTGCCACCTGAGCTGCGG GGTGACCTTGGAGAGCTGCCCTTCCCATGTCCCGATGGCTTCAGCAGCTGCCCCGATATCTGCTTCCGAGTGGCAGACTCCAGCTTCCTCTGCCACAAG GCTTTCTTCTGTGGCCGCAGTGACTACTTCCGGGCCCTTCTGGATGACCACTTTCAAGAGAGCGAGGAGCCCGCAGCCTCTGGAGATCCCCCAGTTGTCACCCTGCATGGCATCTCCCCGGACATCTTCATTCACGTGCTGTACTATGTATATAGTGACCATACTGAG CTGCCCCCTGAGCTGGCCTATGATGTGCTGAGTGTGGCTGACATGTACCTTCTGCCTGGCCTGAAGCGGCTGTGCGGCCGCAGCCTGGCCCAGCTGCTGGAGGAGGACAGTGTGGTGGGTGTTTGGCGCATAGCCAAGATGTTCCGGCTGGCCCGGCTGGAGGACCAGTGTACTGAGTATATGGCCAAGGTCATAGAGAAG CTGGTAGAGCGGGAGGACTTCGTGGAGGCCGTGCGGGAAGAGGCAGCAGCTGTAGCAGCCCGGCAGGAGACAGACTCCATCCCGCTTGTCGATGACATCCGCTTCCATGTGGCCAGCACGGTCCAGACGTACAGTGCTATTGAAGAGGCACAGCAGCGACTGCGGGCACTCGAGGACCTGCTCGTGTCCATTGGCTTGGACTGCTGA
- the Abtb1 gene encoding ankyrin repeat and BTB/POZ domain-containing protein 1 isoform X2, whose product MLDTKWKGKSVVVLRHPLINPVAFGALLQYLYTGRLDIGVEHVSDCERLAKQCQLWDLLDDLEAKCEKVSEFVASKPGTCVKVLTIEPPPADPRLRADMALLADCALPPELRGDLGELPFPCPDGFSSCPDICFRVADSSFLCHKAFFCGRSDYFRALLDDHFQESEEPAASGDPPVVTLHGISPDIFIHVLYYVYSDHTELPPELAYDVLSVADMYLLPGLKRLCGRSLAQLLEEDSVVGVWRIAKMFRLARLEDQCTEYMAKVIEKLVEREDFVEAVREEAAAVAARQETDSIPLVDDIRFHVASTVQTYSAIEEAQQRLRALEDLLVSIGLDC is encoded by the exons ATGCTGGACACCAAGTGGAAGGGCAAGAGCGTCGTGGTTCTCAGGCACCCCCTG ATCAACCCGGTGGCCTTTGGGGCTCTACTGCAGTACCTGTATACAG GCCGCTTGGACATCGGTGTGGAGCACGTGAGTGACTGTGAGCGCCTGGCCAAGCAGTGCCAGCTGTGGGACCTGCTGGACGACCTGGAGGCTAAATGCGAGAAGGTGTCTGAATTTG TGGCTTCCAAGCCTGGCACGTGTGTGAAGGTGCTGACGATTGAGCCTCCTCCAGCAGATCCCCGGCTACGGGCAGATATGGCTCTGCTGGCTGACTGTGCCCTGCCACCTGAGCTGCGG GGTGACCTTGGAGAGCTGCCCTTCCCATGTCCCGATGGCTTCAGCAGCTGCCCCGATATCTGCTTCCGAGTGGCAGACTCCAGCTTCCTCTGCCACAAG GCTTTCTTCTGTGGCCGCAGTGACTACTTCCGGGCCCTTCTGGATGACCACTTTCAAGAGAGCGAGGAGCCCGCAGCCTCTGGAGATCCCCCAGTTGTCACCCTGCATGGCATCTCCCCGGACATCTTCATTCACGTGCTGTACTATGTATATAGTGACCATACTGAG CTGCCCCCTGAGCTGGCCTATGATGTGCTGAGTGTGGCTGACATGTACCTTCTGCCTGGCCTGAAGCGGCTGTGCGGCCGCAGCCTGGCCCAGCTGCTGGAGGAGGACAGTGTGGTGGGTGTTTGGCGCATAGCCAAGATGTTCCGGCTGGCCCGGCTGGAGGACCAGTGTACTGAGTATATGGCCAAGGTCATAGAGAAG CTGGTAGAGCGGGAGGACTTCGTGGAGGCCGTGCGGGAAGAGGCAGCAGCTGTAGCAGCCCGGCAGGAGACAGACTCCATCCCGCTTGTCGATGACATCCGCTTCCATGTGGCCAGCACGGTCCAGACGTACAGTGCTATTGAAGAGGCACAGCAGCGACTGCGGGCACTCGAGGACCTGCTCGTGTCCATTGGCTTGGACTGCTGA
- the Podxl2 gene encoding podocalyxin-like protein 2 isoform X1 translates to MARPLRAARLPPPLLLLLAAGASLGAYAVGADEPGPEGLTSTSLLDLLLPTDFEPLDSEEPSEAMGLDTGLAPGSGFPSEDSEASRLLQPPQYFWEEEELNGSSLDLGPTADYVFPDLTEKVASMEDPVQALDLPNLPSILPKMDLAEPPWHMPLEEEEEEEEEEEEEEEREEEEREKEEAEEEEEEELLPVSGSPGATTQARAPSPSTSSSTSSQSPGATRHRQEDSGDQATSGMEVESSVKPTLSVPSVTPSTVAPGVQNYSQESGSTQWPTGGLGVQSQVPQGAGEGATVGAADFDGQQGALPSSSLPQTMPPSGTEVPSEGPLYPRIPDSLPPGPQDTESTPSSATWGQEGLSEQSLEGQAAEAHSLTPWDSTQVICKDWSNLAGKSYIILNMTENIDCEVFRRHRGLRLLALVEEVLPRHRSGHRGDWHISLSKPSEKEQHLLMTLVGEQGVVPTQDVLSMLSGIRRSLEEIGIQNYSTTSSCQARATQVRSDYGTLFVVLVIIGVICFIIIVLGLLYNCWQRRMPKLKHVSHGEELRFVENGCHDNPTLDVASDSQSEMQEKQPSLNGGAINGPSSWSALMGSKRDPEDSDVFEEDTHL, encoded by the exons ATGGCCCGGCCGCTGCGGGCCGCCCgactgccgccgccgctgctgttgctgctggccGCCG GAGCTTCTCTGGGTGCCTATGCGGTCGGCGCGGATGAACCTGGCCCCGAGGGCCTCACCTCCACGTCCCTGCTGGATCTCTTGTTGCCCACTGACTTTGAGCCACTGGACTCGGAGGAACCCAGTGAAGCCATGGGTCTAGACACCGGCCTCGCCCCGGGCTCGGGCTTCCCCAGTGAGGACAGCGAGGCGTCCCGGCTCCTGCAGCCGCCACAGTACTTCTGGGAAGAAGAGGAACTGAACGGCTCCAGCCTGGACCTGGGTCCCACTGCAG ACTACGTCTTCCCAGACCTGACTGAGAAGGTGGCTTCCATGGAAGACCCAGTCCAGGCTCTGGACCTGCCAAACCTCCCCTCCATCCTGCCCAAGATGGATCTTGCTGAGCCTCCCTGGCATATgcctctggaggaggaggaggaagaggaggaagaagaggaggaagaggaggaaagggaagaagaggagagggagaaggaagaagcagaggaggaggaggaggaagagctgctCCCTGTGAGCGGGTCCCCAGGAGCCACCACACAGGCCCGTGCCCCTTCACctagcaccagcagcagcaccagcagccagAGTCCCGGGGCCACCAGACACAGGCAGGAGgactctggagaccaggccaCATCAGGCATGGAAGTGGAGAGCAGTGTGAAACCCACCTTGTCAGTGCCCTCAGTCACCCCAAGTACAGTGGCCCCGGGGGTTCAGAACTATAGCCAGGAGTCTGGGAGCACTCAGTGGCCAACTGGGGGGCTGGGGGTACAGTCTCAGGTTCCCCAGGGAGCTGGTGAGGGGGCCACAGTGGGAGCAGCTGACTTCGATGGCCAGCAGGGGGCATTGCCGTCCTCTTCACTCCCACAAACAATGcctccaagtgggactgaggtccCCAGTGAGGGTCCCCTTTACCCCAGAATCCCAGACTCTCTCCCACCTGGACCCCAAGACACGGAGTCAACCCCTTCCTCTGCTACCTGGGGACAAGAAGGTCTCAGTGAGCAGTCCCTGGAGGGTCAGGCAGCTGAAGCTCACTCACTGACACCGTGGGACTCTACTCAG GTGATCTGCAAGGACTGGAGCAACCTGGCCGGGAAGAGCTACATCATCCTGAACATGACAGAGAACATAGACTGT GAAGTATTTCGGCGGCACCGGGGACTACGGCTCCTAGCCCTGGTGGAGGAGGTACTGCCACGCCACCGCAGTGGCCACCGTGGGGACTGGCATATCTCTTTGAGCAAGCCCAGTGAGAAGGAGCAGCACCTGCTGATGACCCTtgtaggagagcagg GCGTCGTACCCACTCAAGATGTCCTTTCCATGCTCAGTGGCATTCGCAGGAGTCTGGAGGAG ATTGGCATCCAGAACTACTCCACCACCAGCAGTTGCCAGGCACGGGCCACCCAGGTGCGCAGTGACTATGGGACGCTCTTTGTAGTGCTGGTGATCATTGGTGTCATCTGCTTCATCATCATTGTGCTTGGCCTACTCTATAATTGTTGGCAGCGCCGGATGCCCAAGCTCAAACACGTG tCGCACGGTGAGGAGCTGCGCTTCGTGGAGAACGGCTGCCACGACAATCCCACGCTGGACGTGGCCAGCGACAGCCAGTCGGAGATGCAGGAGAAGCAGCCCAGCCTGAACGGTGGGGCCATCAACGGCCCGAGCAGCTGGAGCGCGCTCATGGGCAGCAAACGCGACCCTGAGGACTCGGACGTGTTCGAGGAGGACACTCACCTGTGA